From a region of the Ammospiza caudacuta isolate bAmmCau1 chromosome 36, bAmmCau1.pri, whole genome shotgun sequence genome:
- the ELP5 gene encoding elongator complex protein 5, with protein MAAISSVRDVIRGRRATMLEALGGPGLLLVRDSADSEGRSLLRAIASEAVSRAEQVLVVLLEVPREQFQEGLSPHVRERLHFRDLFGDPLGWGGRDPPGRGGLLGGLLGGGPGPSPTPGPSPCPSPSLLLLDSLSWALLREPLPHLGRRLGALLARGGPQNEPPPRIVALLHQDLHPPPVLGALGGLARAQLILGGPPETPGAPRRLRLLRDPQKGGGPLQETLTLLPDGSLGGPPPPGPSPNWGDPKKPQNAPKCPKMTPLTFRLGLSGAERGARAALTLPYLPRAEPEAPPEDPEDPDEDLEL; from the exons ATGGCTGCGATCTCGTCCGTACGTGACGTCATCAGGGGGCGCCGCGCGACGATGCTGGAGGCGCTCGGGGGGCCCGGGCTGCTGCTCGTGAGGG ACAGCGCCGACTCCGAGGGCCGGAGCCTCCTGAGGGCGATCGCCAGCGAGGCCGTGAGCAG gGCCGAGCAGGTGCtcgtggtgctgctggaggtgccTCGGGAGCAGttccaggaggggctgagcccccacGTCAGGGAGCG gctGCACTTCCGGGACCTTTTCGGGGaccccctgggctgggggggccgggaccccccggggcggggggggctcctgggggggctcctgggggggggtcccggcccctcccccacccccggcccctccccctgcccctccccctccctgctgctgctggactCGCTGAGCTGGGCCCTGCTCCGggagcccctcccccacctcgGCCGCCGCTTGGGGGCGCTGCTGGCgcgggggggaccccaaaacg agccccctccccgaaTTGTGGCGCTGCTGCACCAGGACCTGCACCCCCCCCCGGTTTTGGGGGCTCTCGGGGGTCTCGCCCGGGCCCAGCTGATCCTGGGGGGGCCCCCCGAgacccccggagccccccggagGCTGCGGCtgctcagggacccccaaaaaggGGGGGGACCCCTCCAG GAGACCCTCACCCTCCTCCCCGACGGCTCCTTGGGGGGGCcccccccgcccggcccctcccccaattggggggaccccaaaaagccccaaaatgccccaaaatgccccaaaatgacCCCCCTGACCTTTCGCCTGGGGCTGTCGGGGGCCGAGCGGGGGGCGAGGGCGGCCCTGACCCTCCCCTACCTGCCCAG GGCCGAGCCCGAGGCGCCCCCCGAGGACCCCGAGGACCCCGACGAGGACCTGGAGCTGTga
- the CTDNEP1 gene encoding CTD nuclear envelope phosphatase 1, with amino-acid sequence MMRSQCLLGLRSFVAFAAKLWSFVLYLLRRQVRTVIQYQTVRYDVLPLSPISRNRLNQVKRKILVLDLDETLIHSHHDGVLRPTVRPGTPPDFILKVVIDKHPVRFFVHKRPHVDFFLEVVSQWYELVVFTASMEIYGCAVADKLDNNRSILNRRYYRQHCTLELGSYIKDLSVVHSDLSSIVILDNSPGAYRSHPDNAIPIKSWFSDPGDTALLNLLPMLDALRFTADVRSVLSRNLHQHRLW; translated from the exons ATGATGCGGAGCCAGTGCCTGCTCGGCCTCCGCTCCTTCGTGGCCTTCGCCGCTAAACTCTGGAGTTTCGTGCTTTACCTGCTGAGGAGGCAGGTCCGCACC GTGATCCAGTACCAGACCGTGCGCTACGACGTGCTGCCCCTGTCCCCCATCTCCAGGAACCGCCTGA ACCAGGTGAAGAGGAAGATCCTGGTGCTGGACCTGGACGAGACCCTGATCCACTCCCACCACGACGGCGTCCTGAGGCCCACGGTGCGGCCCGGGACCCCCCCCGACTTCATCCTCAAG gtGGTGATTGACAAACACCCCGTGAGGTTCTTCGTGCACAAACGGCCCCACGTGGATTTCTTCCTGGAGGTG GTGAGCCAGTGGTACGAGCTGGTGGTGTTCACGGCCAGCATGGAGATCTACGGCTGCGCCGTGGCCGACAAGCTGGACAACAACCGCAGCATCCTCAACCGCCGCTACTACcgacag caCTGCACGCTGGAGCTGGGCAGTTACATCAAGGACCTGTCGGTGGTGCACAGCGACCTGTCGAGCATCGTCATCCTGGACAACTCACCTGGCGCCTACCGCAGCCACCCAG ACAACGCCATCCCCATCAAGTCGTGGTTCAGCGACCCCGGGGACACGGCGCTGCTCAacctgctgcccatgctggaCGCGCTCAG gTTCACGGCCGACGTTCGCTCCGTGCTGAGCCGCAACCTCCACCAGCACCGCCTGTGGTGa